From Niallia sp. Man26:
CTTTGCTCCTGCAAACGTTCAGACATTAGAAGGTAACACGATTGCGGAGATTACCCATAAATTTAATATTACAAGTGAACAAAGTTTTATACTTTCCCATATGAGACTGTTAGTGATTAGTGAAGAAATAGCAGAAAAAGGCATGCTTGAATTTATGGATTTTTTGGATAGGAATCGGGAAATACGCGATGATTTTGAAGTAGTTATCGCAAGAGGCGGCGATGCTGCCGATGTATTAAAAGTCAATAACATGTACAAAAAAAGTGCATCCTTAAAAGTTTATACACAGCTCGTATCCATGTATAAAGACTGGGGAGGGGTGCCTGAATTAAAGCTGAATGATTTTATTCGAATTTATAATTCTGACGGACAAACGCCTGTACTTGTAGCGATGAAGGTTAGAGGAGACCCGAAAAAAGGCGGCAATATTGAAAATATGAAAAGTGTAACTCCTGAAAGTAAAGTAGACGTTGATTCTCTCGGTATTGTAAAAGGTGGTAAATTGCTTGGTTATATCTCTTTCTACGATGTTAGAAATATGCTGTTTGTCCAAAATAATATTAAAAGTACCGTTATTTCAGCTGTGTGTGGGAAAGATGATAAAAAAATAGGCTATCGTGTTACAAATTCGCTGACAAAAGTAACTGCAGCAGAAAAGGAAGGGGTACCAACCTTTACAATAAAAGTTAAAACAGAGGGATTTCTCCTAGGGACGCAATGCCTAACTAATATTAAGAAGCCATATGCTTTTGAGGACTTTGAAAAAGCAATTAACACTCTGATGGAAAAAGAAATAACCGATAGTATTGAAAAAATGAAAGAGGATTTTAATGCAGACATATTTGGGTTGGGAGAACTGCTAAGAGAACAAGACTACAAGCATTTTAAAAAATATAAGAATAATTGGGATGAGGGGTTTGCAAAATCAAAGATCCAAATTATTTTTGATTCGGAAATAAAAAGAACTGGACTAAGAAATGAACGTCTTATCATGAAATAGAAAATAATGTATATTTAAAAATAAATTTCAGTTGCAGATTGCAGCTGTTTTTTTATATGAAAAGAAAGGGATCCTATATTTTAAAAAAGCCCTGATATAATGAAAGTAATATGAGATAGGTAACAATAATGAATTGATTGCTTAAAAATAGACATTAAATTTAATCATCTAGAATAGTAATATAAATAACTATAAAATGAGGATTTAATAATCGTAATTGAATTGGCTAATTTTATATGTTATAGTATTTTCATAACTTATTAAAGTTGTTTAATAAGTTTTTGGAGACTTATTAAATGGTTTTAAAAAGTCCTTGAAGCGGCAAATAAATTACTAAAATAATGATGAGCGAGGTTAACTATGGCATTATTTCTATTAATCATTATTTACTTGGCATTTATCAGCTTAGGCTTGCCGGATTCGCTGCTTGGGGCAGCATGGCCGGTCATGCAATTAGACCTTGGCGCACCGCTTGAGACTGCCGGTTTGCTTTTTATGGTCATTGCGGGCGGTACAATTATCTCGAGTTTAATCAGCGGTAAGGTGCTCAAACGTTTCGGAACTGGCAAGGTTACATTTGTCAGTGTTTTAATGACAGCTGCTGCCTTGCTTGGATTTTGCTTTGCGCCCTCTGTTGTTTGGCTAATTGTATGCGCTATCCCGCTTGGTTTAGGAGCGGGGGCCGTTGATACAGGCTTGAACGATTATGTAGCTGTTCATTATAAAGCCCATCATATGAGCTGGCTGCATTGCTTTTGGGGAGTGGGGGCTACTCTTGGCCCGATTATTATGGCTCAGTTTATCTCAGAGGGAAATATGTGGAGAAGTGGCTATTTTGTTATCTCTGCCATTCAATTTGTATTAGTAGTCATTCTTTTGTTCACATTGCCTTTATGGAAAAGAGTCGGTAATAATCATAATACATCTGTACAGGAAGAGTTATTAGAAGCTGCTTCTGTTGATGATGAAAAAGCGCTAAAGCCTTTACAGGTTAAAGGGGTAAAACTGGCTATGGCGACGTTCTTGTTTTATTGTGGAGTGGAAGCAACATTAGGGCTATGGGGCAGTAGTTTTCTCGTAAACGTGAAAGGACTAAGTGCCGCATCTGCCGCACAATGGGTTTCCTTATATTATGCAGGAATTACTGTGGGCAGGTTTTTAACAGGGTTTATCACCTTCAAATTGACTAATCGAACATTAATACGTTCAGGGCAATTAATTGCCTTGCTTGGTGCAATTATATTATTGTTACCACTGCCATCACTGTTTTCACTAATAGGCTTTATCATTATAGGCTTAGGGTTAGCACCGATTTTCCCATGTATGCTTCATGAAACGCCTGCCCGTTTTGGAAAGAGACATTCACAAACGATCATGGGCTACCAAATGGCATTAGCTTATACTGGCACAACCTTCATGCCGCCGCTCGTTGGGTTTATTTCATCTTCTTTAACAATTGGAATCTTTCCAATTTGTATCATTATCTTTGCTGCGGCAATGCTGTTATGTTCTGAAAAATTGAACCAACTATTAAAAAGAAATACAAAAACTGCTTTATAAAAACATATTAAAGGTAGGACTCGTCATGAAAACAGAAAAAGAAAAGATGCTTGCGGGAGAAATGTATGATCCAGCAGATCCAGTACTAACTAGTGAGCGTAAGGAAGCAAGACAAAAGGTAAGGCTATATAATCAAACAATAGAAACGGAGGGCGAAAAACGGACTGCATTATTAAAAGACTTACTTGGGGCAACAGGACAAAACATTTATATGGAACCTAATATCCGTTTTGATTATGGAAGAAACACTTATGTTGGAGAAAACTTTTATGCCAATTTCGATTGCACTATTCTTGATGTGTGTGAAGTCCGTTTTGGTGACAACTGCATGCTGGCTCCAGGTGTGCAAATCTACACAGCAACACATCCGCTCCATCCAACAGACAGAAATTCAGGCAAGGAATATGGTAAACCAATCACATTTGGAAACAATGTTTGGATTGGCGGCAGTGCGATTATTAATCCAGGAGTGACAGTAGGGAATAATGTTGTTATTGCATCAGGTGCGGTTGTTACAAAGGATGTTCCAGACAATGCAGTCGTTGGTGGAAATCCGGCAAGAATCATTAAATATATTGAACTATGATACAGAAAACGGAGTGATTCAGAAATGAGAATAGAGCATGTGGCCATTTGGGTCAATGATTTGGAAGCGACGAAAGCTTTTTATGAAAAGTATTTTAATGGTAAGTCATCAAGCAAGTATCATAATAAAGTAAAGGAATTCGAGTCTTATTTTCTTTCATTTGACTCAGGTGCAAGATTAGAGATAATGCGCAAAGCAGGTATTGATAAGAAGAGCAACGAGGAAATACTCGGCTGGGCTCATATTGCCATCTCTTTAGGAAGCAGGGAGGCAGTGGATGATATGACCGCCAGATTAAAAAATGACGGTTATCGTCACGTAAACGGTCCTCGGGTTACTGGTGACGGCTATTATGAAAGTGTTATAGAAGATTCGGAAGGGAACTTGTTAGAGTTAACTGTATAATGTGCAGGGCAGGGCTGTCGTTAAAGACAGCCTGCTTTTTTTATTATTGCTCTGATTTAACTAAGATTTTCACTTGCTTTTTTTCGTTAATCAAGCTTTCAAATCCTTCTTCAATAACATCGTCTAAAGCAATCTTTTTCGTCACAAGCTTTTCAGCCGAAAAATAGCCTTTTTGCATTAAAGACAGGACTGCAGGAAAAACATTGCGATAGCCGATAATACCTTTAACAGTGCGCTCTTTAATAACAATATCATTCGGCAGAATTTCGGCGCCTTTTTCCCATATGCTGACAATGATAGTTTCCCCGCCAATTCCGGTAGATTGGATTGCTTGGCGAAGCACAATTGGCACACCTGTCACTTCAAATGACACGTCAACACCGCCGTCTGTTAAGCGGGCAATTTCTGCAACAGTATCTGTAATTTTAGACGGGTCAATAATGATTGCTCCTAACTCTTCTGCTTTTGCCTGTCTTTCAGGAGAGAGCTCAACAGCATATATATCGGTAGCTCCTGCTGCTTTTAGTGCTTCAATAACAAGTAAGCCGATTGGTCCGCATCCGAAAACTGCCACTTTGTCGCCGGCCTTCACTCTGCTTGAACGGACAGCATAAAGTGCTACTGCTGCTGGTTCAACGAGTGCACCTTGTTCATATGACAAATCATCCGGTAATTTAAATAAAAGTTCTTCATCTACAGCAACATATTCACTAAGACCGCCGCCGCCTCCAGCAAGGCCTAAAAAGCCCATGTTTTCATCAAGATTATACGCCCCTTGGTGTCCATATGTAGCGAAAATTGGTTCTACGACAACGCGGTCGCCAACTTGATAGTTTGTTACTCCTTCGCCAATTTCCACGACTTCACCAGAGAATTCGTGTCCTAATGTTACTGGAGCAACCTCTTTTGTTAACGGATGAGGCTGATCAACAGGAATAAAAATAGGTCCGCCTAAATACTCGTGAAGATCACTGCCACAAATACCGCACCATTTAACCTTCATTTTCACTTGGCCACGTTTTACTGTTGGTTCGTCTATTTCCTCTAAACGAATGTCTCTTTGATTATGCCATCTCAATGCCTTCATTCAAAACAGCTCCTTATGTAATGTTGTTTACAAATATTAGTATACAGCTAGTTTCACTTATGATAAATTTAGTTAATATTAACTATGGTTAAGAGCTGCTTAACTAAAGAGATTAAAAGGAATAGATACTGATGAATATTGAACAACTGAAGTACATGGTAGAAATAGCACGGACAGGCTCGCTAAAGGTGGCGGCTGATAATCTGCATGTAACACTGCCTGCGTTGAGTCAATCTATTAAAAATCTTGAAAAAGAATTAAATATTATGCTTTTTCATCGCTCCAGAAGAGGATCTGTTCCGACTGATGAGGGACAAAAGCTTGTGGAAAAGGCAAATTCAGTTTTGCAGAAATTACAGGAGTTTATGGATGAGGCCGAAGCTTACACGAATACAATGAATGGTGAAATCAAGATTGCAACATATCCTGGACCGATGGAAATGCTCGTTGGTTTAATTTCTGACATAAAATGTGAATATCCGAGTATTAAGGCATCTATCTATGAAAATAGCACGGAGTATATTATTGAGAAAGTGCTAGAAGGGGAAGTGGATGTTGGTTTTATAACTTATACCGAAAAAGAGGAAAAAAAGTATAAGAATCTCGTATTTAAGAAGCTGCTGGATGGACACATGGTGGTAGCGGTTAATAAGGACTCCCCATTGGCCCGTAACAAACTCATTAAACAAGAAATGTTAATTAACCAGCCTATCGTTCTTTACAATGATATATATATTCAGGAATTTATGAAGAGTTTTAGCTCGCTCCCCTACGATATCCTGTTCACAACAAATAATGTGGATACCATCCGTCATACGCTTGAAAATAATACTGCCATAAATATAGGATTTGATTATGCCTTTCAAACAGATGCGGGACTATCAAGAAGTGATAAATATGTGGTCATTAACTTTGCAGAACCTCATTACAAAACATATTCCTTTGGCTATTTTTATAATGCCAACAATGGGTTATCCCGTATTATTAGAGAATTTTTAAAGCGTATTCATCGAACGATAAAAGCAAGCGATGTTAACAATGGGAGTAAAATGTAAAAGATAGATGGTTAGAGAGCGTTATCATTTTTAGCTTTTGTCAGCTGCCGATGGGCAGCTTTTTTAATAGTTTAGAAGAAGGTTTAGAGGAGCTAAAATAAGCTCGTGCGCTGTAATACATGGTGAACTAAGTGAAAAAGAGCTGGGTTATGATTTTCTCGCCGGTAAGAAATAATCCATTCAGCTATTAGTTCTTCCTGATCCAGTTTTTTATAAAGCACATCTAGATTAAACAGCTTTTTAGCAGAGTCAGGCACAACGGCAATGCCAATACCAGCGGTGACTAAACCAATTACCATTTGGTATTCAGTGGACTCTTGAACAATATTCGGCTGAAATCCATGCTTATTGCATAGTTGGATAAAGTCCTCGTAGAGGGAAGGCCACGCCTCCTTCGATAAGGAGATAATCGGTTCATTCATCATGTCTGTTATCGCAACAGCTTGTTTATCAGCTAAACGATGATTTTTAGGTATAGCAATCACACATTCACTTTTTTTCAAGCTTCTGCTGATAAGCTCACAGCTTGCTACAGGAGGATGGGAAAAGCCGATATCAATATCACCGTTCAATAACGCATTCAGCTGATTTGGCGCTGATAATTGCCGCAATTCAATATCAATTGACGGGAAAATAGTCCTAAATTCCTTAATAGCTGGCGGCAAAATTTCGTATGTAGCGGTACCGACAAAGCCGATAATGATTTTTCCAAGTTCGCCTCTGGCTGTATGGCGTGCTGTATCAACTGCTCTGTCTAATTGACTTAAGATAGACCGAATTTGCCCTAAAAACACATCTCCGGCAGTTGTTAACTCCACAGCTCGACTGGAGCGATGGAACAGGGGGAAACCCAATTCTTCCTCCAGCTGTTTTATTTGCTGGCTAAGAGGGGGCTGTGTCATATTCAGTCTGGCAGCCGCCCTTCCGAAATGAAGCTCCTCGGCCACTGTTTGAAAATACTGCAAGTGTCTAAGCTCCATTATATATTCCCACCTTACTAATTCATTCGTAAAACATATCAATAACACATTAAATGGATATTGGAAAAAATATCATGTGAAATGTATAGTAAATCATATCATGAAATTCCAACTTATAGAAAGAATTTCAATTTTTAAGGAGTGAACAAAGAATGGATTCTCACGAAGGAACAAACATTACAAGACGTGGAGCTGAGCTGATTGTTGATACATTGATTGCTCAAGGTGTCACACATGTATTTGCTATACCTGGTGCAAAGATAGATGCAGTGTTTGATGTGCTTAAAGACAGAGGCCCAGAATTAATTCTATGCAGACACGAACAAAATGCAGCATTTATGGCAGCGGCCGTAGGCAGGCTGACAGGGACTCCAGGAGTATGCTTGGTTACTTCAGGTCCTGGGGCTTCCAATCTTGTTACAGGTTTGTTGACAGCTAATACAGAAGGAGATCCAGTTGTTGCGATAGCTGGTAATGTCATTAGAACGGATCGATTAAAACGTACGCACCAATCGCTAGATAACGCAGCTTTGTTTAAACCCGTTACCAAATACAGTGTGGAAGTACAAGATGTTAAAAACATACCAGAAGCACTGACTAATGCATTTCGGGCAGCTCAATCAGGCCAGGCTGGTGCTGCATTTATCAGCTTTCCTCAAGATGTCGTCACAGAAGAAACTTCAGTTGAAGCTTTAGCACCGCTGTTTGTGCCAGCACTCGGCCCTGCTTGTGAAAGCAGCATTCGAGCAGCTGTTACAAACATCCAAACTGCAAAATTTCCTATTGCCATAGTAGGAATGAAAGGAAGTAGACCGGCAGCTGTCAAAGCTATCCGGAACTTATTGCAAACACTCCAAATACCTTTTGTTGAAACATATCAAGGAGCTGGCGTTCTTTCAAGAGAGCTAGAGCATCAATATTATGGACGAATCGGTCTTTTTCCTAATCAACCAGGTGATCTTTTGATTGAGCAGGCAGATGTAATTCTTTCTATCGGCTATGATCCTATCGAATTTGATCCGAAGTTTTGGAATAAAAAGAAGTCTCCTATTATTCATATCGATGAGATTCAAGCAGACGCAGACCATTATTATCAGCCTGTTCATGAATTGATTGGTGACATCCCGGCAACTGCAGATAAAATGGAAATGTTTTCTGCCCAAATTAGATTAAATGAAGAAAATAAACACTTTCTTTCTCGACTAAAAGAGCTTCACACGGAAATGGAAGCCCCACGAACGGTAGAAGAAAACGGATTGTCTCATCCTCTGAATGTAATTCATGAGTTAAGAAGGCAGATTGCAGATGATGTAACTGTAACATGTGATATTGGGTCTCATGGGATTTGGATGTCTCGTCATTTTCGAACATATCAGCCTAATAAACTGCTGATTAGCAATGGTATGCAGACACTTGGTGTTGCCCTGCCATGGGCTATTGCGGCCAGCATTATAAATCCAGATGAAAAGGTCGTTTCCGTTTCTGGAGACGGAGGTTTCCTCTTTTCAAGCATGGAGCTTGAAACAGCAGTCAGAGTAAAGGCAAACATTGTGCATTTAGTTTGGAATGACAGCTCATATGATATGGTTTCATTCCAGCAAAAAATGAAGTATAACCGCAATTCATGTGTCGATTTCGGGCAAGTTGACATCATTAAATATGCTGAAAGTTTTGGAGCAACAGGACTTAGGGTAAACTCTCCTAAAGAGCTTGCAAGAGTAATAGAAGAGGGCTTAAAGCAAGAAGGACCTGTGATTATTGATATTCCAATCGACTACAGTGAGAATATGGATTTGGCTAACCAAAAATGGCCGGATTATTTTAAACAACAAATGATGGAAAAAGAACTGTGGCATTCTTCCATCTAATATGCCACATCCCGTTTATAAGTGAATTTTAAAGAATAGAGGTGATTATGCATGGAGATGGTTAAATCAATACATGCTGACATAATAAAAGACGAACAAGATCAAAAGCAGGAAGTTTATCAAGTATCCACCATGACTGCACTTCTGGATGGCGTTTACGACGGAGACTTCAGTTTAGGAGAAATACCTGAACACGGAGATTTCGGGATTGGCACTTTTAATAAATTAGACGGAGAATTAATTGGGTTTGACGGAGAGTTTTACAGGCTCCGCTCAGATGGAACAGCAACACCTGTGAAAGAAAACGACAAATCGCCATTTTGTTCCCTGACATTCTTTGAAACGGAAATCGTTCATCGTGTGGATCGGCCCCTGACATTAGAGCAATTAGGAGAAGAATTAGACGAAATTCTTCCTAGTAAAAACGTATTTTATGCTATTAGGATGGACGGTGCGTTTAAAAAGGTCCAAACTAGAACAGTAGAAACTCAAAGCAAACCATATGTACCAATGATTGAGGCAGTTCAAACACAGCCAATTTTTAATTTAGAGCATATAGAAGGTACGATTGCTGGATTCCGCACACCACAATATGCAAATGGTATAGCAGTTGCTGGCTACCATTTACATTTTATTGATAAAGACAGAAAAAGCGGCGGCCATGTTTTCAATTTTACGATAGAGAACGTCACAATTCGTATTTGTAAAAAACAAATAATGAACTTAAGACTGCCTCAGACAGAAGAGTTTTTTAAAGCCGATTTAGATCGCGCTGATCTCGCCAATGATATCGCCGAAGCAGAAGGAAGTCCAGAAAAGAGATAATTTTACGTAAAAAGCGAAGCCTAAACTATAAAGGGCCTCGCTTTTTTTGTTTAAGAACAGCAAGTGATAGTATTGTAGTTTTGGCCTTTTTTAGGAATAAATATTGATAAAGTGAAATAACTTGTTATATATCCTTTTTTAGTTTACTATTAATAATAGACATCAAAGGTCTTTAATATGCTTAAAGGGGATTTTTATGAAATATTCAAAAGCTACTAACTACGCTTTGCATACAATGGTATATCTATCATTAATGCCGAAAGGAAAGTT
This genomic window contains:
- a CDS encoding MFS transporter, which translates into the protein MALFLLIIIYLAFISLGLPDSLLGAAWPVMQLDLGAPLETAGLLFMVIAGGTIISSLISGKVLKRFGTGKVTFVSVLMTAAALLGFCFAPSVVWLIVCAIPLGLGAGAVDTGLNDYVAVHYKAHHMSWLHCFWGVGATLGPIIMAQFISEGNMWRSGYFVISAIQFVLVVILLFTLPLWKRVGNNHNTSVQEELLEAASVDDEKALKPLQVKGVKLAMATFLFYCGVEATLGLWGSSFLVNVKGLSAASAAQWVSLYYAGITVGRFLTGFITFKLTNRTLIRSGQLIALLGAIILLLPLPSLFSLIGFIIIGLGLAPIFPCMLHETPARFGKRHSQTIMGYQMALAYTGTTFMPPLVGFISSSLTIGIFPICIIIFAAAMLLCSEKLNQLLKRNTKTAL
- a CDS encoding maltose acetyltransferase domain-containing protein codes for the protein MKTEKEKMLAGEMYDPADPVLTSERKEARQKVRLYNQTIETEGEKRTALLKDLLGATGQNIYMEPNIRFDYGRNTYVGENFYANFDCTILDVCEVRFGDNCMLAPGVQIYTATHPLHPTDRNSGKEYGKPITFGNNVWIGGSAIINPGVTVGNNVVIASGAVVTKDVPDNAVVGGNPARIIKYIEL
- a CDS encoding VOC family protein, producing MRIEHVAIWVNDLEATKAFYEKYFNGKSSSKYHNKVKEFESYFLSFDSGARLEIMRKAGIDKKSNEEILGWAHIAISLGSREAVDDMTARLKNDGYRHVNGPRVTGDGYYESVIEDSEGNLLELTV
- a CDS encoding 2,3-butanediol dehydrogenase, which produces MKALRWHNQRDIRLEEIDEPTVKRGQVKMKVKWCGICGSDLHEYLGGPIFIPVDQPHPLTKEVAPVTLGHEFSGEVVEIGEGVTNYQVGDRVVVEPIFATYGHQGAYNLDENMGFLGLAGGGGGLSEYVAVDEELLFKLPDDLSYEQGALVEPAAVALYAVRSSRVKAGDKVAVFGCGPIGLLVIEALKAAGATDIYAVELSPERQAKAEELGAIIIDPSKITDTVAEIARLTDGGVDVSFEVTGVPIVLRQAIQSTGIGGETIIVSIWEKGAEILPNDIVIKERTVKGIIGYRNVFPAVLSLMQKGYFSAEKLVTKKIALDDVIEEGFESLINEKKQVKILVKSEQ
- a CDS encoding LysR family transcriptional regulator, giving the protein MNIEQLKYMVEIARTGSLKVAADNLHVTLPALSQSIKNLEKELNIMLFHRSRRGSVPTDEGQKLVEKANSVLQKLQEFMDEAEAYTNTMNGEIKIATYPGPMEMLVGLISDIKCEYPSIKASIYENSTEYIIEKVLEGEVDVGFITYTEKEEKKYKNLVFKKLLDGHMVVAVNKDSPLARNKLIKQEMLINQPIVLYNDIYIQEFMKSFSSLPYDILFTTNNVDTIRHTLENNTAINIGFDYAFQTDAGLSRSDKYVVINFAEPHYKTYSFGYFYNANNGLSRIIREFLKRIHRTIKASDVNNGSKM
- the alsR gene encoding acetoin biosynthesis transcriptional regulator AlsR; this translates as MELRHLQYFQTVAEELHFGRAAARLNMTQPPLSQQIKQLEEELGFPLFHRSSRAVELTTAGDVFLGQIRSILSQLDRAVDTARHTARGELGKIIIGFVGTATYEILPPAIKEFRTIFPSIDIELRQLSAPNQLNALLNGDIDIGFSHPPVASCELISRSLKKSECVIAIPKNHRLADKQAVAITDMMNEPIISLSKEAWPSLYEDFIQLCNKHGFQPNIVQESTEYQMVIGLVTAGIGIAVVPDSAKKLFNLDVLYKKLDQEELIAEWIISYRRENHNPALFHLVHHVLQRTSLF
- the alsS gene encoding acetolactate synthase AlsS — translated: MDSHEGTNITRRGAELIVDTLIAQGVTHVFAIPGAKIDAVFDVLKDRGPELILCRHEQNAAFMAAAVGRLTGTPGVCLVTSGPGASNLVTGLLTANTEGDPVVAIAGNVIRTDRLKRTHQSLDNAALFKPVTKYSVEVQDVKNIPEALTNAFRAAQSGQAGAAFISFPQDVVTEETSVEALAPLFVPALGPACESSIRAAVTNIQTAKFPIAIVGMKGSRPAAVKAIRNLLQTLQIPFVETYQGAGVLSRELEHQYYGRIGLFPNQPGDLLIEQADVILSIGYDPIEFDPKFWNKKKSPIIHIDEIQADADHYYQPVHELIGDIPATADKMEMFSAQIRLNEENKHFLSRLKELHTEMEAPRTVEENGLSHPLNVIHELRRQIADDVTVTCDIGSHGIWMSRHFRTYQPNKLLISNGMQTLGVALPWAIAASIINPDEKVVSVSGDGGFLFSSMELETAVRVKANIVHLVWNDSSYDMVSFQQKMKYNRNSCVDFGQVDIIKYAESFGATGLRVNSPKELARVIEEGLKQEGPVIIDIPIDYSENMDLANQKWPDYFKQQMMEKELWHSSI
- the budA gene encoding acetolactate decarboxylase — translated: MVKSIHADIIKDEQDQKQEVYQVSTMTALLDGVYDGDFSLGEIPEHGDFGIGTFNKLDGELIGFDGEFYRLRSDGTATPVKENDKSPFCSLTFFETEIVHRVDRPLTLEQLGEELDEILPSKNVFYAIRMDGAFKKVQTRTVETQSKPYVPMIEAVQTQPIFNLEHIEGTIAGFRTPQYANGIAVAGYHLHFIDKDRKSGGHVFNFTIENVTIRICKKQIMNLRLPQTEEFFKADLDRADLANDIAEAEGSPEKR